In the Caballeronia sp. LZ062 genome, one interval contains:
- a CDS encoding Maf-like protein codes for MSIPQAPRLVLASSSPYRRELLQRLRIPFDVVVPDIDETPLEGESPEATAVRLAIAKARAAVQRMTDAPGALVIGSDQVATFDGRQIGKPGTHENAVAQLRAMRGRSVEFHSALAVFDTRTGDVQSADIVTRVRFRDYSDAEIEAYLRAETPYDCAGSAKSEGLGIALLDAIDSDDPTALIGLPLITLTKMLRAAGFPVLGAA; via the coding sequence ATGTCGATTCCTCAAGCGCCGCGCCTTGTGCTGGCGTCTAGTTCCCCGTACCGGCGCGAGTTGCTGCAACGCTTGCGCATTCCATTCGACGTCGTTGTCCCCGATATCGACGAGACGCCGCTCGAAGGCGAATCGCCCGAAGCGACCGCCGTGCGGCTTGCTATCGCGAAGGCGCGCGCCGCTGTGCAGCGGATGACCGACGCGCCCGGCGCGCTCGTAATCGGCTCCGATCAAGTCGCGACCTTCGATGGACGCCAGATCGGCAAGCCCGGAACGCACGAAAATGCCGTCGCGCAGCTTCGGGCGATGCGTGGCCGCAGCGTCGAATTCCACTCTGCGCTCGCCGTCTTCGACACGCGCACGGGCGATGTGCAATCCGCTGATATCGTCACGCGCGTGCGCTTTCGCGATTATTCCGACGCGGAAATCGAAGCCTACCTGCGCGCCGAAACGCCCTACGACTGCGCGGGGAGCGCGAAGTCCGAGGGTCTGGGCATCGCGCTTCTCGATGCAATCGACTCCGATGACCCGACGGCGCTCATCGGCTTGCCGCTCATCACGTTGACGAAGATGCTGCGCGCCGCCGGCTTTCCGGTTCTGGGGGCCGCATGA
- a CDS encoding DUF177 domain-containing protein, translating to MTQNPGKPASLADLRALDLYDFAEHKRQAAGALRTSQMPRMLAEVPADAPEDDTVFTWQGEGSTQPELQDDGTEAPQPYLRLAVHGSVWLTCQRCLSPYSQHLDVDATYRIVATEEEADEYPLDEDEIEVIVGSRQFDLIDLIEEELLLSLPLVPKHSVCPEVHESLLAGSAEDEADEGGEEAEKPNPFAVLEKLKTSGPDDKKH from the coding sequence ATGACTCAGAATCCTGGCAAACCTGCGAGCCTCGCTGATCTGCGCGCGCTCGACCTTTACGACTTCGCCGAGCACAAGCGGCAGGCAGCGGGCGCGTTGCGTACGTCGCAAATGCCGCGCATGTTAGCCGAAGTGCCGGCGGACGCGCCAGAGGACGACACGGTCTTCACCTGGCAGGGCGAAGGCTCGACCCAGCCGGAATTGCAGGACGACGGCACGGAAGCGCCGCAGCCGTATCTGCGCCTCGCGGTGCACGGTTCGGTGTGGCTCACGTGCCAGCGCTGTCTTTCGCCGTATTCGCAGCATCTCGACGTCGACGCGACGTATCGGATCGTCGCGACGGAGGAAGAAGCAGACGAGTACCCGCTCGACGAAGATGAAATCGAAGTGATCGTCGGCTCGCGCCAGTTCGATCTCATCGACTTGATCGAAGAAGAGTTGTTGCTTTCCTTGCCGCTCGTGCCGAAGCACAGCGTCTGTCCGGAAGTGCATGAAAGCCTGCTCGCAGGCAGCGCCGAGGACGAGGCCGACGAAGGCGGCGAGGAAGCCGAGAAACCGAATCCGTTTGCCGTTCTGGAAAAGCTCAAGACGAGCGGTCCGGACGACAAGAAGCATTGA
- the rpmF gene encoding 50S ribosomal protein L32, whose protein sequence is MAVQQNKKSPSKRGMHRSHDFLPTAPLAVEPSTGEAHLRHHVSPNGYYRGKKVVKTKND, encoded by the coding sequence ATGGCAGTTCAGCAAAACAAGAAGTCGCCGTCCAAGCGCGGCATGCACCGTTCCCACGACTTCCTCCCGACGGCGCCGCTGGCTGTCGAACCGAGCACGGGTGAAGCGCATCTGCGTCACCACGTGAGCCCGAACGGCTACTATCGTGGCAAGAAGGTCGTCAAGACGAAGAACGACTAA
- the plsX gene encoding phosphate acyltransferase PlsX has protein sequence MTVKITIDCMGGDHGPAVTVPAAVNFVRSHPDAHLMLVGIEQAIRAQLKKSKALDEPRLTVVPATEVVAMDDPVEVALRKKKDSSMRVALNLVKEGEAQTCISAGNTGALMAVSRYVLKTLAGIERPAIAFAMPSQKGYTTVLDLGANVDCEPEHLLQFAEMGHALVSAIEGRERPTIGLLNIGEEVIKGNETIKRAGELLRASTLNFYGNVEGNDIYKGTTDVVVCDGFVGNVALKTSEGLAKMLSDMIKEEFTRSLSSKLMALVAMPVLKRFRKRVDPAQYNGAALLGLRGLVIKSHGSAEAYGFEWAIKRGYDAVKNGVLERLVRAMEENAQSAPSATEAGTSAPAADASADALALQPNSSPNPSPNPPDASGTAQHTKA, from the coding sequence ATGACCGTAAAGATAACCATTGACTGCATGGGAGGCGACCACGGTCCGGCCGTGACCGTTCCCGCCGCTGTCAATTTCGTGCGCTCGCATCCTGACGCGCACCTAATGCTCGTCGGCATCGAACAGGCGATCCGCGCCCAGCTGAAGAAGTCGAAGGCGCTCGACGAGCCGCGTCTGACCGTCGTTCCCGCGACCGAAGTCGTCGCCATGGACGACCCGGTCGAAGTCGCGCTGCGCAAGAAAAAAGATTCGTCGATGCGCGTGGCGCTCAACCTCGTGAAGGAAGGCGAGGCGCAAACCTGCATTTCCGCGGGCAATACGGGCGCGCTCATGGCGGTGTCGCGCTACGTGCTGAAAACGCTCGCGGGCATCGAGCGGCCGGCCATCGCGTTCGCGATGCCGAGCCAGAAGGGCTACACGACCGTGCTGGATCTAGGCGCGAACGTGGATTGCGAGCCCGAGCATCTGTTGCAGTTCGCCGAAATGGGCCACGCGCTCGTGTCCGCCATCGAAGGGCGCGAGCGGCCGACCATCGGGCTGCTCAATATCGGCGAAGAAGTCATCAAGGGCAACGAAACCATCAAGCGCGCGGGCGAACTGCTGCGCGCGAGCACGCTCAACTTCTACGGCAACGTGGAAGGCAACGACATCTACAAAGGCACGACCGACGTGGTCGTGTGCGATGGTTTCGTCGGCAACGTGGCGCTGAAAACGTCGGAAGGGCTCGCCAAGATGCTCTCCGACATGATCAAGGAGGAGTTCACGCGCTCGCTCTCCAGCAAGCTGATGGCGCTCGTCGCCATGCCCGTGCTCAAGCGTTTCAGGAAGCGTGTCGACCCCGCGCAATACAACGGCGCGGCGCTGCTCGGCCTGCGCGGACTGGTCATCAAAAGTCACGGTTCCGCCGAAGCCTACGGCTTTGAGTGGGCGATCAAACGCGGGTATGATGCCGTCAAAAATGGGGTGCTCGAACGCCTCGTGCGCGCGATGGAGGAAAATGCGCAATCCGCGCCGTCTGCAACGGAGGCGGGCACGAGCGCACCGGCTGCCGATGCGTCCGCCGACGCGCTCGCGCTTCAGCCGAATTCCTCGCCTAACCCCTCGCCAAACCCGCCGGATGCGTCCGGCACCGCGCAACACACGAAGGCATAA
- a CDS encoding beta-ketoacyl-ACP synthase III: MAQSNLYARVLGTGSYLPSERITNQALADRLSQQGVETSDEWIVARTGIHARHFAAPDQTTSDLALIASQKAIAAAGIDPQSIDLIIVATSTPDFVFPSTACLLQNKLGIKNNGAAFDVQAVCSGFAYGMATADSFIRSGMHRTALVVGAETFSRILDFKDRTTCVLFGDGAGAVVLQASEEPGVLSSALHADGSYADILCTPGNVNGGVVSGSAFLHMDGQAVFKLAVNVLEKVAIEALQKAHLTPQEIDWLIPHQANIRIMQSTCRKLHLPQERMVVTVGDHGNTSAASIPLALDVAVRDGRIKRGQNVLIEGVGGGFTWGASVFRY, translated from the coding sequence ATGGCTCAATCCAATCTCTACGCTCGCGTGCTCGGCACTGGCAGCTATCTGCCCTCCGAGCGCATCACGAATCAGGCATTGGCCGACCGTCTCTCGCAGCAAGGCGTCGAGACGAGCGACGAATGGATCGTCGCGCGCACGGGCATTCACGCGCGGCACTTCGCGGCGCCGGATCAGACCACGAGCGATCTCGCGCTCATCGCTTCGCAGAAGGCCATCGCGGCGGCGGGCATCGATCCGCAATCGATCGACCTCATCATCGTCGCCACGTCGACGCCCGACTTCGTGTTTCCGAGCACCGCGTGCCTCTTGCAGAACAAGCTGGGCATCAAGAACAACGGCGCGGCGTTCGACGTGCAGGCCGTGTGCTCGGGCTTCGCATACGGCATGGCGACGGCGGACAGCTTTATTCGCAGCGGCATGCATCGCACGGCGCTCGTCGTCGGCGCGGAAACGTTCTCGCGCATTCTCGACTTCAAGGACCGCACGACTTGCGTGCTGTTCGGCGACGGCGCGGGCGCGGTCGTGCTTCAGGCTTCGGAAGAACCTGGCGTTCTATCGAGCGCGCTGCACGCGGACGGCAGCTACGCCGACATCCTCTGCACGCCGGGCAACGTGAACGGCGGCGTCGTGAGCGGCAGCGCGTTCCTGCATATGGACGGCCAGGCGGTGTTCAAGCTCGCCGTCAACGTGCTGGAGAAGGTCGCGATCGAAGCCCTGCAGAAAGCGCACCTCACGCCGCAAGAGATCGACTGGCTCATTCCGCATCAGGCGAACATCCGCATCATGCAGAGCACTTGCCGCAAGCTGCACTTGCCGCAAGAGCGCATGGTGGTGACGGTCGGCGATCACGGCAATACCTCGGCGGCGTCGATTCCGCTCGCGCTCGACGTCGCGGTGCGCGACGGCCGCATCAAGCGCGGACAGAACGTGCTGATCGAAGGCGTCGGCGGCGGCTTCACGTGGGGCGCGTCGGTCTTCCGCTACTGA
- the fabD gene encoding ACP S-malonyltransferase, translating into MKFAFVFPGQGSQSIGMLNAFADHAVVRETVQQASDALGQDLAKLIAEGPAEELNLTTNTQPVMLTAAYAIYRVWEKETGLTPALVAGHSLGEYTALVAAGALAFADAVPLVRFRAQAMQSAVPVGEGGMAAILGLDDDTVRAVCAESASAGVVEAVNFNAPSQVVIAGAKAAVEKACEVAKAKGAKRALPLPVSAPFHSSLLKPASDQLRDYLANVRIEPPRIPLINNIDVATVSDPAAIKDALVRQAAGPVRWVECVQAMAREGVTHVIECGPGKVLAGLTKRIDGNLVGGAVFDPASLEETRKLIAG; encoded by the coding sequence ATGAAATTTGCGTTCGTTTTCCCGGGCCAAGGCTCGCAATCGATCGGCATGCTCAACGCATTCGCCGATCACGCCGTGGTGCGCGAGACGGTGCAGCAGGCATCGGATGCGCTCGGGCAGGATCTCGCCAAGCTGATCGCTGAAGGCCCGGCCGAAGAGCTCAATCTGACGACGAACACGCAGCCGGTCATGCTCACGGCGGCGTATGCCATTTACCGCGTGTGGGAAAAGGAAACCGGCCTCACGCCCGCGCTGGTCGCGGGCCACAGCCTCGGCGAATACACGGCGCTGGTCGCGGCGGGCGCGCTCGCATTCGCTGACGCCGTGCCGCTCGTGCGCTTTCGCGCGCAGGCGATGCAAAGCGCGGTGCCGGTCGGCGAGGGCGGCATGGCCGCGATTCTCGGTCTCGACGACGACACCGTGCGCGCCGTGTGCGCCGAGAGCGCGTCGGCGGGCGTCGTGGAAGCGGTGAACTTCAATGCGCCGTCGCAAGTCGTGATCGCGGGCGCGAAGGCGGCTGTCGAAAAGGCGTGCGAAGTGGCGAAGGCGAAGGGCGCGAAACGCGCGTTGCCGCTGCCGGTGTCCGCGCCGTTCCATTCGTCGCTGCTCAAGCCGGCGTCGGACCAGTTGCGGGACTATCTTGCCAACGTGCGCATCGAGCCGCCGCGCATTCCGCTGATCAATAACATCGATGTGGCCACCGTTTCGGACCCCGCCGCGATCAAGGACGCGCTCGTGCGTCAGGCCGCAGGTCCAGTGCGCTGGGTCGAGTGCGTGCAAGCCATGGCGCGCGAAGGCGTCACGCACGTGATCGAATGCGGTCCGGGCAAAGTGCTCGCGGGGCTCACGAAGCGCATCGACGGCAATCTCGTCGGCGGCGCGGTGTTCGATCCCGCCTCGCTCGAGGAAACGCGCAAACTGATCGCTGGATGA
- the fabG gene encoding 3-oxoacyl-ACP reductase FabG, with amino-acid sequence MRDNDMNLDNQVAIVTGASRGIGRAIALELARQGATVIGTATSESGAAGISEALAQAGGKGRGAVLNVNDAAAADAFIDATVKEFGGLDVLVNNAGITKDQLAMRMKDDEFDAVVDTNLRAVFRLSRAVLRPMMKARGGRIINITSVVGSSGNPGQANYAAAKAGVAGMTRALAREIGSRGITVNCIAPGFIDTDMTKVLPEEQRTALTAQIPLGRLGSPEDIAHAVAFLASPFAGYITGTTLHVNGGMYM; translated from the coding sequence ATGAGAGACAACGACATGAACTTGGACAATCAGGTAGCTATCGTCACGGGCGCGTCGCGCGGCATCGGGCGCGCCATCGCGCTGGAACTCGCTCGTCAGGGCGCGACGGTCATCGGCACGGCCACGAGCGAAAGCGGCGCGGCGGGCATCAGCGAAGCGCTGGCGCAGGCGGGCGGCAAGGGCCGCGGCGCGGTGCTCAACGTGAACGACGCCGCAGCGGCTGACGCGTTCATCGACGCTACCGTCAAGGAGTTCGGCGGCCTCGACGTGCTCGTGAACAACGCGGGCATCACGAAAGATCAGCTCGCCATGCGCATGAAGGACGACGAATTCGACGCCGTCGTCGACACGAATCTGCGCGCAGTCTTCCGTCTGTCACGCGCCGTCCTGCGCCCGATGATGAAGGCGCGCGGCGGGCGCATCATCAACATCACGTCGGTCGTCGGTTCCTCGGGTAATCCCGGTCAGGCGAACTACGCGGCGGCGAAGGCCGGCGTCGCGGGGATGACGCGCGCGCTGGCACGCGAGATCGGCAGCCGCGGCATCACCGTGAACTGCATCGCGCCGGGTTTCATCGATACCGACATGACGAAGGTGCTGCCTGAAGAGCAGCGCACCGCGCTGACCGCGCAGATTCCGCTCGGCCGGCTCGGCAGTCCCGAGGACATCGCGCACGCGGTGGCGTTCCTCGCCTCGCCGTTTGCCGGCTACATCACGGGCACGACGCTACATGTGAACGGCGGCATGTACATGTAA
- the acpP gene encoding acyl carrier protein, whose translation MDNIEQRVKKIVAEQLGVAEAEIKNEASFVNDLGADSLDTVELVMALEDEFGMEIPDEEAEKITTVQQAIDYARANVKA comes from the coding sequence ATGGACAATATCGAACAGCGCGTGAAGAAGATCGTCGCCGAACAACTGGGCGTGGCGGAAGCGGAAATCAAGAACGAAGCATCGTTCGTGAACGATCTGGGCGCTGACTCGCTCGACACGGTCGAACTGGTGATGGCGCTGGAAGACGAGTTCGGCATGGAAATCCCCGATGAAGAAGCCGAGAAGATCACCACGGTTCAGCAAGCGATCGACTACGCTCGCGCCAACGTCAAGGCCTAA
- the fabF gene encoding beta-ketoacyl-ACP synthase II, with amino-acid sequence MSRRRVVVTGLGLVSPVGNTVADGWANLVAGKSGIANITKFDAANFSTRFAGEVKGFNIEDYMPAKEARHMDTFIHYGFAAGVQAMQDSGLAITDENAERVGVVVGSGIGGLPMIEVTQTELLNRGPRRISPFFVPASIINMISGHLSIRFGLKGPNLSMVTACTTGLHCIGEASRLIEYGDADVMVAGGAEATVSPLGIGGFAAARALSQRNDDPATASRPWDTDRDGFVLGEGAGVMVLEEYEHAKARGAKIYAEVLGYGMSGDAYHMTAPPEDGDGGRRAMVNALKNAKVNANEVSYVNAHGTSTPLGDIAETIGIKRALGDHAKNVVVNSTKSMTGHLLGGAGGLESVFTVLAVHHQISPPTINIFNQDPQCDLDYCANTAREMKIDVAVKNSFGFGGTNGSLVFKRF; translated from the coding sequence GTGAGCCGTCGTCGAGTTGTTGTTACAGGCCTTGGGCTCGTTTCGCCTGTCGGCAATACCGTTGCCGACGGCTGGGCCAATCTGGTGGCGGGCAAGTCGGGCATCGCCAACATCACGAAGTTCGACGCCGCGAACTTCTCCACGCGTTTCGCGGGCGAGGTGAAGGGCTTCAACATCGAAGACTACATGCCCGCCAAGGAAGCGCGCCACATGGATACCTTCATCCATTACGGCTTCGCGGCGGGCGTTCAGGCGATGCAGGACAGCGGCCTCGCGATCACCGACGAAAACGCGGAGCGCGTGGGCGTCGTGGTCGGCTCGGGCATTGGCGGGCTGCCGATGATCGAAGTCACGCAAACGGAACTGCTCAATCGCGGCCCGCGCCGCATCTCGCCGTTCTTCGTTCCGGCGTCGATCATCAACATGATCTCCGGCCATCTGTCGATCCGCTTCGGCCTGAAGGGTCCGAATCTGTCGATGGTCACGGCGTGTACCACAGGCCTGCATTGCATCGGTGAAGCGTCGCGTCTGATCGAATACGGCGACGCCGACGTGATGGTCGCGGGCGGCGCGGAAGCGACGGTTTCCCCGCTCGGCATCGGCGGATTCGCGGCGGCGCGCGCGCTTTCGCAGCGCAACGACGACCCGGCGACTGCCAGCCGCCCGTGGGACACGGATCGCGACGGCTTCGTGCTCGGCGAAGGCGCGGGCGTCATGGTGCTCGAAGAATACGAGCATGCCAAAGCGCGCGGCGCGAAGATCTACGCGGAAGTGCTCGGCTACGGCATGAGCGGCGACGCATATCACATGACTGCGCCGCCCGAAGACGGCGACGGCGGCCGCCGCGCGATGGTCAACGCGCTCAAGAACGCCAAGGTCAACGCCAACGAAGTCAGCTACGTGAACGCGCACGGCACGTCCACGCCGCTTGGCGACATCGCGGAAACCATCGGCATCAAGCGCGCGCTCGGCGATCACGCAAAGAACGTCGTGGTGAACTCCACGAAGTCGATGACCGGGCACCTGCTCGGCGGCGCGGGCGGGCTGGAGTCGGTGTTCACGGTGCTTGCCGTGCATCATCAAATCTCGCCGCCGACCATCAACATCTTTAATCAGGACCCGCAGTGCGACCTCGATTACTGCGCGAACACGGCGCGGGAAATGAAGATCGACGTCGCGGTGAAGAACTCGTTCGGCTTCGGCGGCACGAACGGCTCGCTCGTCTTCAAGCGTTTCTGA
- a CDS encoding protein YgfX — protein MTGVRVNGPYRETGTPPGIPMRPSRFLLGALIGFAVLTDAAVVQAVFALAGPFHATVAALACLAVLALAGVRWARRQPAAIALHADGVTLWTRAGEAQYWRIVGCAQWSARLVALTLSSGKRRPRRLLVAADSLDSDSFRQLAVRARRAASAYL, from the coding sequence ATGACGGGCGTGCGCGTGAATGGGCCGTATCGGGAAACGGGCACACCGCCTGGCATCCCGATGCGGCCTTCGCGTTTTCTGCTCGGGGCGCTCATCGGTTTTGCCGTGCTGACTGACGCGGCGGTCGTCCAGGCCGTCTTCGCGCTTGCCGGGCCGTTTCACGCGACAGTCGCGGCACTCGCGTGTCTAGCCGTCCTCGCGCTCGCCGGCGTGCGCTGGGCGCGCCGCCAGCCGGCCGCCATCGCGTTGCATGCCGATGGCGTCACGCTGTGGACTCGGGCGGGGGAGGCGCAGTACTGGCGCATCGTCGGCTGTGCGCAGTGGAGCGCGCGGCTTGTCGCGCTCACGTTGTCATCGGGAAAACGCAGGCCGCGCAGGCTTCTCGTGGCAGCAGATTCCCTCGATTCCGACTCCTTCCGCCAGCTTGCCGTGCGCGCCCGCCGCGCCGCGAGCGCGTACCTGTAA
- the rpoE gene encoding RNA polymerase sigma factor RpoE — MSEKEIDQLLVERVQKGDKAAFELLVAKYHRKIIRLISRLVRDPAEVEDVAQDAFVKAYRALPQFRGESAFYTWLYRIAVNTAKNYLATQGRRAPTSTEADAEEAETFSDADQLRDINTPESMLMSKQIAETVNAAMALLPEELRTAITLREIEGLSYEEIAEMMDCPIGTVRSRIFRAREAIAAKLRPLLDTPEGKRW, encoded by the coding sequence GTGAGCGAAAAAGAAATCGACCAACTGCTGGTCGAACGCGTGCAGAAGGGCGACAAAGCCGCGTTCGAACTGCTGGTCGCCAAATACCACCGCAAGATCATTCGACTGATTTCGCGCCTCGTGCGCGATCCCGCCGAAGTCGAGGACGTCGCCCAGGACGCCTTCGTCAAAGCCTACCGCGCGCTGCCGCAATTCCGCGGCGAATCCGCGTTCTACACCTGGCTGTACCGCATCGCCGTCAATACCGCGAAGAACTACCTTGCCACGCAGGGACGCCGCGCTCCCACTTCTACCGAAGCAGATGCGGAAGAAGCGGAAACTTTCTCCGACGCCGACCAACTAAGGGATATCAACACGCCCGAGTCGATGTTGATGAGCAAGCAGATCGCTGAAACGGTCAATGCTGCGATGGCACTGCTGCCCGAGGAATTGCGCACCGCCATCACGCTCCGGGAAATCGAAGGATTGAGTTACGAGGAAATCGCGGAGATGATGGACTGCCCGATCGGCACCGTCAGATCGAGAATTTTCCGTGCTCGGGAAGCCATTGCGGCAAAATTGCGTCCGTTGTTGGACACTCCCGAAGGCAAACGCTGGTAA
- a CDS encoding RseA family anti-sigma factor — protein MGSVSMQAQANSQAHSRGERMSAFVDGESLGEIGNIGQFLAELASEDRAAWSDYHLIGDALRSDDLAESPARSRAFMASFAARFEAEAHVLAPAASASAQKARGGMLRRRVVPAFAVAAAAATLTWIVVPQLQGVGFHSGAQVASVAQPDSVQRVALASMPAATTAAPVVEANIIRDANLDQYLEAHQQFSQQPAMPGAMPLIRAAVTTQSQ, from the coding sequence ATGGGGTCGGTCTCGATGCAAGCGCAGGCAAATTCGCAGGCACACTCGCGCGGGGAACGCATGTCGGCGTTCGTCGACGGTGAATCGCTGGGCGAAATCGGAAACATCGGTCAGTTTCTCGCGGAACTGGCCAGCGAGGACCGCGCGGCGTGGTCCGACTATCACCTGATCGGCGACGCCTTGCGCTCCGACGATCTGGCGGAAAGCCCGGCGCGTAGCCGCGCGTTCATGGCGTCCTTCGCGGCGCGCTTCGAGGCCGAAGCGCACGTTCTGGCGCCTGCGGCATCGGCTTCGGCGCAGAAGGCGCGCGGCGGCATGCTGCGCCGGCGCGTGGTTCCGGCGTTCGCGGTGGCGGCCGCAGCGGCCACCCTCACGTGGATCGTCGTGCCGCAGTTGCAGGGCGTCGGTTTCCACTCGGGCGCGCAAGTCGCGAGCGTCGCCCAGCCGGATTCGGTGCAACGCGTCGCGCTCGCATCCATGCCGGCGGCGACCACCGCCGCGCCGGTTGTCGAAGCCAACATCATCCGTGACGCGAACCTCGATCAATACCTGGAAGCGCATCAGCAGTTCTCGCAGCAGCCTGCGATGCCCGGCGCCATGCCACTGATTCGCGCCGCGGTGACAACGCAGAGCCAATAA